The genome window GTGCTTAGCACCCTACAACAGTCTAGCGCGAGCTACTGAACACCCCCACCTGGTGACGCTAGCTACTGAACACGCCCACCTGGTGACGCTAGCTACTGAACACGCCCACCTGGTGACGCTAGCTACTGAACACGCCCACCTGGTGACGCTAGCTACTGAACACGCCCACCTGGTGACGCTAGCTACTGAACACGCCCACCTGGTGACGCTAGCTACTGAACACGCCCACCTGGTGACGCTAGCTACTGAACACGCCCACCTGGTGATGCTAGCTACTGAACACGCCCACCTGGTGGTGGCCTCTAGCTGACTGAGGACAGGGTCATGGCGGAGACCTGAGTACCTCCGTTTCTCTATGGCTTAGGGTGGAGTTCAGGTGGAGTTCAGATGGCTTTAGGTGGAGTTCAGATGGCTTTAGGAGGAGTTCAGACGGCTTTAGGTGGAGTTCAGATGGCTTTAGGTGGAGTTCAGACGGCTTTAGGTGGAGTTCAGATGGCTTTAGGTGGAGTTCTGATGGCTTTAGGTGGAGTTCTGATGGCTTTAGGTGGAGTTCAGACGGCTTTAGGTGGAGCTCAGGAGGGGGTGTAGCAGCCGGGTGCAGCTCCCTTGGGCCTCGGGAAGGGGTCCTCAGAGGTCCTTGAAGGCACAGAGCTGGACCCCCTCCTGGGCGTAGAGCTCCAGCAGCGCGGGGTCTGAGAGGGTCTCCATCTCCCGCCGACGGTCCGCCGAGCGGGAGAACTCGTCCGGCCCCGCACCGCACCCCCCCTCGGCTGGCCGGCTGGGGTACCCCGGGTGGGCCATCAGCTCGGCAGTCAGGACGCGGGGCGCGGggcagggggagcagggggggggctcCAAGGCCAGGCGCAGAGCTCTCCTCACGTTGGAGATGGACATGTTCTGGCCCATGGTGGTCAGGCCCAGGTAGACGTCAGGCCACCTGGAGAGAGGCAGCAGGACACCATGTGAAAGCATGTGTcatacagggttagggttagccactAGGGGGTTCCCTAGAGCCTAGCCTCTAACGCCCTCTAGGGGTTCACTAGGGAGACCAGCATGTGgttcctctaacggcctctAGGGGGTTCAGTACAGACTAGCATGTGgttcctctaacggcctctAGGGTGTTcactagagactagcatgtggttcctctaacggcctctAGGGGGTTCAGAGACTAGCATGTGgttcctctaacggcctctAGGGGGATCACTATAGACCAGCTGGTCTCTTCATTCACCGTAAAGCTTCAGTTAAGGCTccagtcgacgcaacgcaatggcCACACAGACGCTTCAacacagtcgtgaacctgtaGGTTCTGTCTAGGGATTTAgtgaggaccaatcacagcccttcgACATCTTTGGGAGGCACACGTCAGCCCTTGCGGACGCACGGAGGGTCTGCCAGgtcgtaaggggtccgtaacccccttgcgctGCGTCGACGTTGAACCCAAGTCTAAGGGAGGCGTTGCCTCATGCCTCCGGCTCCGTAGGGAGGGGTCAGCACCACCCATGTGTTTGGGTGGAGGCTCACCTGATGCCGTGGCGGGAGAAGACGGGGGCTGCCTCCAGCgcgtcctgctccacctgggcgtagaagaggtggaggtgggggggcagCCAGGGGCAGCTCCTCCAACCCCGCTCTACCGGAACGCGGGTGTAGAGTACCCCGAAGTCTGCCAGCACCCGGGCAAACACCTCccgcacacctgcacacacacacaaggaaacgcacacacacacaaggaaacgcACACACGATTTTACGAGACAACAAGCTGGTTCCAGTTGAACTGGATTATAACAGCTGGGTAGCACAACTAATTATTTATCTATTAATAGCGACAATGATCAGTGTAAATTCCTTGGCCGGCAAATCCACGAGACAATCAGGGCATTGAATGTTCCTTATCAGCCTAACATGAGTTCTATCATAACTAACATCAGCCTAACATGAGTTCTATCATAACTAACATCAGCCTAACATGTGTTCTATCATAACTAACATCAGCCTAACATGTGTTCTATCATAACTAACATCAGCCTAACATGTGTTCTATCATAACTAACATCAGCCTAACATGTGTTCTATCATAACTAACATCAGCCTAACATGTGTTCTATCATAACTAACATCAGCCTAACATGTGTTCTATCATAACTAACATCAGCCTAACATGTGTTCTATCATAACTAACATCTCCCTAACATGTGTTCTATCATAACTAACATCAGCCTAACATGTGTTCTATCATAACTAACATCAGCCTAACATGTGTTCTATCATAACTAACATCACCCTAACATGTGTTCTATCATAACTAACATCACCCTAACATGTGTTCTATCATAACTAAAATCACCCTAACATGTGTTCTATCATAACTGACATCAGCCTAACATGTGTTCCATCATAACTAACATCAGCCTAACATGTGTTCTATCATAACTTACATCAGCCTAACATGTGTTCTATCATAACTAACATCACCCTAACATGTGTTCTATCATAACTAACATCAGCCTAACATGTGTTCTATCATAACTAACATCAGCCTAACATGTGTTCTATCATAACTAACATCAGCCTAACATGTGTTCTATCATAACTAACATCAGCCTAACATGTGTTCTATCATAACTAACATGTGTTCTATCATAACTAACATCAGCCTAACATGTGTTCTATCATAACTAACATCAGCCTAACATGAGTTCTATCATAACTAACATCAGCCTAACATGGTTCTATCATAACTAACATCAGCCTAACATGTGTTCTATCATAACTAACATCAGCCTAACATGTGTTCTATCATAACTAACATCAGCCTAACATGTGTTCTATCATAACTAACATCAGCCTAACATGGTTCTCTCCAGCGGTCATGAGCGCAGATGATTCAtgatattttgttttatttacataTATTATAATGAGTCAACCACGACCACCAATCAGGATGCAGGGGTGGACAGGGAGGAGCTGTACTAGCGTGTGATTGGCTCACCAGGCAGTACGTGAACATGCTGGTGCCCGTCCATGTGACCGGGGAGGTGACCCAACAGCTCTGCGAACAACAGCACCTGAGACcgcagctccagctccacctgaacacacgcacacgcacacgcacacacacacacacacacacacacacacacacacacacacacacacacacacacacacacacgcacacacacacacacacacacacacacacacagaaacacacacacacacacacacacacagaaacacgcacacacacacacacacacacacacacacacacagaaacacgcacacacacacacacacacacgcacacacagacacacacacacacacacacagaaacacacacacacacccacacacacacacacacagaaacacacacacccacacacagaaacacacacacacacacgcgcacacacacacccacacacagaaacacacacacacacacacacacacgcgcacacacacacacacacacaaacacacagaaacacacacacacacacacacacacccacacacagaaacacacacacacacacccacacccacacacagaaacacacaagcgcacacacacacccacacacagaaacacacacacgcgcacacacacacacacacacacacccacacacagaaacacacgcgcacacacacacacacacccacacacagaaacacacacacacacacacacacgcgcacacacacacacccacacacagaaacacacacacacacgcgcgcacacacacacacacacccacacacagaaacacacacacacacacgcgcacacacacacacacacacgcacacacacacacaagatcatgcacacacatgcaagcacacgaCACACAAAGGAAGGATGAatgaaatatattatatatgaacgTAAAGAAGTGTACTGGAGCAGGCGGTCGTCTTGAAGACAGAAGGGGACGACAGTGTTGTGACATGTGATGTGTTGACTCAGTCATGGACGTTGTGTTGACATTGTCCAGGCAGACCCCTCTACACACCGCAGTGCACAGAAGCACTGCACAGTAGGATACTGTGTGGGGTTCTCATATATTTAGAGAACCCCACACATAATAACGTATATtatgtgtataatatatatttatattatgtatataatgtatatgtattagagctgtcagttaaacgcgttattaacgacgttaacgcaaaccaattttaacggcgttaaaaaaattagcgcgcgattaacgcaaatattttatttggctcaaaacaaagaagcagtagcctgactgctatgttcaaatgacatttgttcaaagcagtcgtttaattgcactataggctctttttttgtatcgtcctgttttgatcagtatatgccaatgttgttatcaataaaaaatcatttgcacaagacaagccgatgcacttcaccatgttgataagagaattaaaattagaagaattatgggacaaaaaaatcaagggatatttagcatagaaaaagaatttgcgattaatcgtgagttaactatgacattaatgcgattaatcacgattaaatattttaatcgcttgacagctctaatatgtatataatagagctgtcaagcgattaaaatatttaatcgttattaatcgcattaatgtcatagttaactcacgattaatcgcaaattctttttctatgctaaatatcccttgatttttttgtcccataattcttctcattttaattctcttatcaacatggtgaagtgcatcggcttgtcttgtgcaaatgattttttattgataacaacattggcatatactgatcaaaacaggacgatacaaaaaaagagcctatagtgcaattaaacgactgctttgaacaaatgtcatttgaacatagcagtcaggctactgcttctttgttttgagccaaagaaaaagttttttggttttttttgtaaataaaatatttgcgaatcgcgcgataatttttttaacgccgttaaaattggtttgcgttaacgccgttaataacgcgtttaactgacagctctagtatataatgtatatgtatatgtataagcACCTCCTCCATGAGCAGAAGCCCCGCCCTCAGAGCCTCCCTGAAGCCCGCCTTTCCCCTCAGGAGGCCCCTCCCATCCAGCAGGGAGGCGGAGCCACGCAGCGCCGCGCACACGGGCACGCCCTCAGACAGGTTGGCATGGAGACCGATCGGGATGGCATACCTGCAGATAATCAATTAAGAATACTCAGTACACGGTGCGCCACGGCAATTTAAGGGCCACATTATCAATACATCATTACAAACATAGACATGTATCAAGTCTTATCTACATTTATAATGTGTAGATCTAAATTTATAGAGTCTTATCTAAATTCATAATGAGTAGATTTAGAATTTTAAAATAGTATCTACATTTCTAAAGTATTATcaacatttattaatttttgTAATGTATCCTTCTTGAAAATTCTTATTCCGAGTGATCCtcttctttctgtctgtatttCATGTTCCGTCCGGGACTAACAAGGTTCTTGTTATCACTCGGGTGTGTGGTACCCGACAGGTCAGCCATGGGTGATAACCTTATATAACAGctgtatgttatgttatgtatgaaTGTTATGAAGGCTCGGTACCGTTTGGCCAGCTCGGCCGCGTCCTTCGCCCCGGCGCCGTTGACCAGGAGCGACACGGCGGATAGACCGCCCGCCCGGAACACCTCCACAATGCCGCGGTTCCGCCTCGCGCAGTAGCCGAAGTCGTCCCCGGTCACAACGAGCTTCACTCGGGCTTCAGGCATTCTCCGCTGAGAGCagtactcacacactcacacactgacaaacactgacacactgacacacacacaatcacactcccTCTGCCGAGCGCGGAATCCCATAAGAAGTAAACCGGGACACTTCAACCCGCAGGGCGCGCGGTGAGCCGCATTGTTCCCGTTTCATCAGCGACGCCCCGTGGAGCTGAAGACgcgatgagagggagagaccggaCGGCTGCTGCGCTCCCCCCCCGCAGCGCTCCGGCCGGCCTGGGATCATGGCTCCCTCGATTTGAATATAGTGAAAGTCCAGAGAGCCCCGAGGGGTCAAATTTGCCTGGAGTCTCGAGCTGGAGACCATGGGGAAGTGTACAAGCCAACATGTGTGACATCATCATAATTTGGTTTTGTGCCGCCTTCAAACCAGCTCGGAGGTTCAGAAGTTCTACGTGTCTTTACGTAAACCTTCCCTTCTTCCGAAATAATGA of Gadus macrocephalus chromosome 11, ASM3116895v1 contains these proteins:
- the ydjc gene encoding carbohydrate deacetylase, coding for MPEARVKLVVTGDDFGYCARRNRGIVEVFRAGGLSAVSLLVNGAGAKDAAELAKRYAIPIGLHANLSEGVPVCAALRGSASLLDGRGLLRGKAGFREALRAGLLLMEEVELELRSQVLLFAELLGHLPGHMDGHQHVHVLPGVREVFARVLADFGVLYTRVPVERGWRSCPWLPPHLHLFYAQVEQDALEAAPVFSRHGIRWPDVYLGLTTMGQNMSISNVRRALRLALEPPPCSPCPAPRVLTAELMAHPGYPSRPAEGGCGAGPDEFSRSADRRREMETLSDPALLELYAQEGVQLCAFKDL